The following are encoded together in the Pseudoxanthomonas sp. YR558 genome:
- a CDS encoding thiamine pyrophosphate-dependent enzyme, giving the protein MTAKVIPARMKGLNRAEICDQNFIEFVREWEGQVRSAPAHGEPVLPGSALDATGFVELLESQLVSRHLDLMARVLRVQNKVFYTIGSSGHEGNAMVARATRHTDPAFLHYRSGGFMAERFRKLPGMDPVMDSALSFAASAEDPASGGRHKVWGSKPLWVLPQTSTIASHLPKALGTAVAIEQARRIGHALPIPDDSIAICSFGDASSNHATAQTAFNAAAWTAYQKLPAPVLFVCEDNGIGISVKTPDGWIGRNFRDRADLDYFHADGLDLAAGYGQVQAAVEHCRRTRRPTFLHLRTTRIMGHAGTDFEIEWRPLEELCAVEATDPLLRTAAVALASGLYTKDALLATYEAMRKRCFAAAEDADRRPRITTLDHVMAPLAPYTPGAVATEAAREAPHDARVAAFGSEDKLPEKLPPRHLAIQINNALHDLFCKYPETLLFGEDVAQKGGVYTVTKGLQKAFKGSRVFNTLLDETMILGLAQGYANMGMLPLPEIQYLAYFHNACDQIRGEAASLQFFSNDQYRNPMVVRVAGLGYQRGFGGHFHNDNSITALRDIPGLVVGCPSRGDDAATMLRTLAALAKVDGRVTLFLEPIALYMTKDLYEAGDGQWLFPYPPQDEAMTLGEGRVYSEGADDLVIFTYGNGVPMSLRAARTIERKHGWKVRVVDLRWLVPLNAAFIAEQAKTAKRILVVDEGRHAAGVGEGVITAIAEAGYRARPFQRVVGADTYTPLAGAAFLVLPGDEDIVAAADRLA; this is encoded by the coding sequence ATGACTGCCAAAGTAATTCCCGCACGCATGAAGGGCCTGAACCGGGCCGAGATCTGCGACCAGAATTTCATCGAGTTCGTCAGGGAATGGGAGGGTCAGGTGCGCAGCGCGCCGGCCCACGGCGAGCCTGTGCTGCCCGGCAGTGCGCTGGATGCGACGGGCTTCGTGGAGCTGCTCGAATCGCAGCTCGTGAGTCGCCATCTCGACCTGATGGCGCGCGTGCTGCGCGTGCAGAACAAGGTCTTCTACACCATCGGCTCCAGCGGCCACGAGGGCAACGCGATGGTCGCGCGTGCCACGCGCCATACCGATCCGGCCTTCCTGCACTACCGCAGCGGCGGCTTCATGGCCGAACGCTTCCGGAAGCTGCCGGGTATGGACCCGGTGATGGACTCCGCACTGAGCTTCGCCGCCAGCGCGGAAGATCCGGCTTCCGGCGGCCGCCACAAGGTGTGGGGCAGCAAGCCGTTGTGGGTGCTGCCGCAGACCTCGACGATCGCCTCGCACCTGCCCAAGGCATTGGGTACCGCCGTGGCGATCGAACAGGCACGCCGCATCGGCCATGCGCTGCCGATTCCCGACGACAGTATCGCGATCTGTTCGTTCGGTGATGCGTCCTCGAACCATGCCACCGCACAGACCGCGTTCAACGCGGCGGCATGGACGGCCTACCAGAAGCTGCCGGCCCCCGTGCTGTTCGTCTGCGAGGACAACGGCATCGGCATCTCGGTGAAGACGCCGGACGGCTGGATCGGGCGCAACTTCCGCGACCGCGCCGACCTGGACTATTTCCACGCCGACGGTTTGGATCTCGCCGCGGGCTACGGACAAGTGCAGGCCGCGGTCGAGCATTGCCGGCGCACCCGCCGTCCCACGTTCCTGCACCTGCGGACCACCCGCATCATGGGCCACGCCGGTACCGACTTCGAGATCGAATGGCGTCCGCTGGAGGAACTGTGCGCGGTCGAGGCGACCGATCCGCTGCTGCGCACTGCCGCGGTCGCGCTGGCGTCGGGCTTGTACACCAAGGACGCTCTGCTCGCGACATACGAAGCGATGCGCAAGCGCTGCTTCGCTGCCGCCGAAGATGCCGACCGCCGTCCGCGTATCACGACGCTGGATCACGTGATGGCGCCGCTCGCGCCCTATACGCCCGGCGCGGTGGCGACGGAAGCCGCGCGCGAAGCACCGCACGATGCCCGCGTGGCCGCCTTCGGTAGCGAGGACAAGTTGCCCGAGAAGTTGCCGCCGCGGCATCTCGCCATCCAGATCAACAACGCGTTGCACGACCTGTTCTGCAAGTATCCGGAGACACTGCTGTTCGGCGAAGACGTGGCGCAGAAGGGCGGCGTGTACACGGTCACCAAGGGCCTGCAGAAGGCGTTCAAGGGCAGCCGCGTGTTCAATACGTTGCTGGACGAGACGATGATCCTCGGCCTGGCTCAGGGTTACGCCAACATGGGCATGCTGCCGCTGCCGGAAATCCAGTACCTGGCGTACTTCCACAACGCCTGCGACCAGATCCGCGGAGAGGCGGCCAGCCTGCAGTTCTTCAGCAACGACCAGTACCGCAATCCGATGGTCGTGCGCGTCGCCGGCCTCGGCTACCAGCGGGGGTTCGGCGGGCATTTTCACAACGACAATTCAATCACGGCCTTGCGCGACATCCCGGGACTGGTCGTCGGATGCCCCTCGCGTGGCGATGATGCCGCCACCATGCTGCGCACGCTGGCGGCGCTGGCGAAGGTGGACGGGCGCGTCACCCTGTTCCTCGAGCCGATCGCGCTGTACATGACCAAGGACCTGTACGAAGCCGGCGACGGACAGTGGCTGTTCCCGTATCCGCCGCAGGACGAGGCGATGACACTGGGCGAGGGGCGCGTATACAGCGAAGGCGCGGACGATCTGGTGATCTTCACCTATGGCAATGGCGTACCGATGAGCCTGCGTGCCGCAAGGACCATCGAACGCAAGCATGGCTGGAAAGTGCGTGTGGTCGACCTGCGCTGGTTGGTGCCGCTCAATGCTGCCTTCATCGCCGAGCAGGCGAAGACGGCCAAGCGCATCCTGGTGGTGGACGAGGGTCGGCACGCGGCTGGCGTGGGCGAGGGCGTCATCACGGCGATCGCCGAGGCGGGCTACCGTGCGCGCCCGTTCCAGCGCGTGGTCGGTGCGGATACCTACACGCCGTTGGCCGGCGCGGCTTTCCTCGTGCTGCCGGGCGATGAGGATATCGTCGCGGCCGCCGACCGGCTGGCATGA
- a CDS encoding NADPH-dependent FMN reductase, which produces MPTPRIGIIIGSLRGGSYNRQLAHAVQRLAGDRFAFEEIGIGELPLYDQDDDADFPAAGRQFKQQVEACDALLFITPEYNRSIPGVLKNAIDVGSRPGGSNSFGGKRAAIVGTSPGAHGTVSAQQHLRNVLAAVDVAVLPQPEIAIQYREGQIDAAGDIADERLRKRLQLFLDRFEAWVA; this is translated from the coding sequence ATGCCTACGCCCCGCATCGGCATCATCATCGGCAGCCTGCGCGGCGGCTCCTACAACCGGCAGCTTGCGCATGCGGTGCAGCGACTGGCCGGTGATCGTTTCGCCTTCGAGGAGATCGGCATCGGCGAGCTGCCGTTGTACGACCAGGATGACGATGCGGATTTCCCGGCGGCGGGCCGGCAGTTCAAGCAGCAGGTGGAAGCCTGCGATGCGCTGCTGTTCATCACGCCGGAGTACAACCGTTCGATTCCTGGCGTGCTGAAGAACGCGATCGACGTAGGCAGTCGTCCCGGCGGCAGCAATTCCTTCGGCGGCAAGCGCGCGGCGATCGTCGGTACCTCGCCGGGCGCGCATGGCACGGTGTCGGCCCAGCAGCACCTGCGTAACGTGCTGGCGGCGGTCGACGTGGCGGTGCTGCCGCAGCCCGAGATCGCCATCCAGTATCGCGAAGGCCAGATCGATGCGGCAGGCGATATCGCCGACGAGCGCCTGCGCAAGCGCCTGCAGCTGTTCCTGGATCGTTTCGAGGCCTGGGTGGCTTGA
- the ubiM gene encoding 5-demethoxyubiquinol-8 5-hydroxylase UbiM, whose amino-acid sequence MHHDVIIIGAGPAGLCLAKALCDLDLKVALVERQSRAAIAEPAFDGREIALTHASMRLLRDLGIWQHLPDDACSPLRAARVMEGDCLHDMRIDAALAGKEQLGMLVPNQRIREAAWKAVSDLPGLDFFDGARVHAVRTTDDHAGITLGDGLRLEAPLLIAADSRFSETRRAMGIGADQYDFGKSMLVCRMHHEQPHQGVAWEWFGQGQTLALLPLKEHESSVVITLPDAAARRLAALDIDTFACEMEQRYGHRLGHMKLESSRHVYPLVGVYARRFVGRRFALAGDAAVGMHPVTAHGFNLGLASVERLAAMARDAIQRKGDLGCAEGLARYERRHRRGTRPLYLATRAIVELYTDDRAPARLLREGVLRAGRRLTPFRRALAGMLADESPNDRRPLQRLRDGLALLRPA is encoded by the coding sequence ATGCACCACGACGTCATCATCATCGGCGCCGGCCCAGCGGGGTTGTGCCTGGCCAAGGCCTTGTGCGATCTCGACCTCAAGGTCGCCCTCGTGGAACGCCAGTCGCGCGCCGCCATTGCAGAACCTGCGTTCGACGGTCGCGAGATCGCGTTGACGCATGCTTCGATGCGCCTGCTGCGCGACCTGGGGATCTGGCAGCATCTGCCCGACGACGCCTGCTCGCCCCTGCGCGCCGCCCGCGTGATGGAAGGCGACTGCCTGCACGACATGCGCATCGACGCCGCGCTGGCCGGCAAGGAACAGCTGGGCATGCTGGTGCCGAACCAGCGCATCCGCGAAGCGGCATGGAAGGCCGTCAGCGACCTGCCCGGCCTGGATTTCTTCGATGGCGCGCGCGTCCATGCCGTCCGCACGACCGACGACCATGCCGGCATCACCCTCGGCGACGGACTCCGCCTGGAAGCACCGCTCCTGATCGCGGCAGACAGCCGCTTCTCCGAGACGCGCCGCGCGATGGGTATCGGGGCCGATCAGTACGATTTCGGCAAGAGCATGCTTGTCTGCCGCATGCATCACGAGCAGCCGCACCAGGGCGTGGCGTGGGAATGGTTCGGCCAGGGGCAGACACTGGCGCTGCTCCCGCTGAAGGAACACGAGTCCTCCGTCGTCATCACCCTGCCCGACGCCGCGGCGCGACGCCTCGCCGCGCTGGACATCGACACATTCGCCTGCGAGATGGAGCAGCGCTACGGGCACCGCCTGGGCCACATGAAGCTGGAAAGCAGCCGGCATGTGTATCCGCTGGTGGGCGTCTATGCGCGCCGGTTTGTCGGGCGCCGGTTCGCGCTGGCCGGAGATGCAGCGGTCGGCATGCACCCGGTCACGGCGCATGGCTTCAATCTCGGCCTGGCCAGCGTCGAGCGGCTGGCTGCCATGGCGCGCGACGCGATCCAGCGCAAGGGGGACCTCGGGTGCGCGGAAGGGCTGGCACGCTACGAGCGCCGCCATCGTCGCGGCACGCGGCCGCTGTACCTGGCCACGCGCGCCATCGTGGAGCTCTACACCGATGATCGTGCGCCGGCACGCCTGTTGCGCGAGGGTGTGTTGCGTGCGGGTCGGCGACTGACACCTTTCCGGCGCGCACTCGCGGGCATGCTGGCCGACGAGAGCCCGAACGACCGCCGCCCGCTGCAGCGACTGCGCGATGGCCTGGCGCTGCTGCGCCCGGCCTGA
- a CDS encoding folate-binding protein YgfZ — protein sequence MADNLSRTTAPFFALSDHALVTLEGPDAAAFAQAQFANDVAGLAVGQWQWNAWLTPKGRVMAVFALARLAEDRVWLVLPDHPAPAFVESLRRFVFRRKLKIELPVDTTISGAFAAPVVAHGATLGMDDGVLELDWSGQGGPRTLRVGAPAVDDVAQQAMWRAADLRHGLPRLPDAQREQWTPQQLALDRLAAYSVKKGCYPGQEIVARTHFLGKAKRALQGFHAAGSVAPGAMVRDSERDIGEVVSTVADGPQTLLLAVLPLDHTGEGLSADTQSLARIPLLDGLSR from the coding sequence TTGGCTGACAACCTTTCCCGTACCACCGCGCCGTTCTTCGCCCTGTCCGACCATGCCCTGGTGACGCTGGAAGGGCCTGATGCGGCGGCGTTTGCACAGGCCCAGTTCGCCAACGACGTGGCCGGCTTGGCGGTCGGGCAATGGCAGTGGAACGCGTGGCTGACGCCCAAGGGACGTGTGATGGCGGTGTTTGCGCTGGCCAGGCTGGCGGAGGACCGCGTGTGGCTAGTCCTGCCCGACCACCCTGCCCCTGCATTCGTTGAGTCCCTGCGACGTTTCGTGTTTAGACGAAAGTTGAAGATCGAGCTCCCCGTCGATACGACGATCAGCGGTGCTTTCGCCGCACCCGTCGTGGCGCATGGCGCGACACTGGGTATGGACGACGGCGTGCTGGAACTCGACTGGAGCGGGCAAGGCGGCCCGCGCACGCTGCGTGTCGGCGCACCGGCCGTCGATGATGTTGCCCAGCAGGCCATGTGGCGTGCCGCTGACTTGCGCCATGGTCTTCCCCGCCTTCCCGATGCGCAACGCGAACAATGGACGCCGCAGCAACTCGCGCTGGACCGGCTGGCCGCCTACAGCGTCAAGAAGGGTTGCTATCCGGGGCAGGAGATCGTGGCGCGCACCCATTTCCTCGGCAAGGCCAAGCGCGCACTGCAGGGCTTCCACGCGGCAGGCTCCGTCGCCCCGGGTGCCATGGTGCGCGATAGCGAGCGCGACATTGGGGAAGTCGTGAGCACCGTAGCCGACGGTCCGCAGACCCTGCTGCTGGCCGTGCTGCCGCTGGATCACACCGGCGAAGGCTTGTCGGCCGATACGCAGTCGCTGGCGCGCATTCCCTTGCTGGACGGCTTGAGCCGCTGA
- a CDS encoding DUF1674 domain-containing protein, protein MIGQTPPTPDTDPGTQPPETSIPHAGDGAGGTAVAKEIGGRDGPEPTRYGDWEKNGRCIDF, encoded by the coding sequence ATGATAGGTCAAACACCCCCGACTCCCGACACCGATCCCGGAACACAGCCACCCGAAACCTCCATCCCGCATGCGGGCGACGGGGCAGGGGGAACGGCCGTGGCGAAGGAGATCGGCGGACGCGACGGGCCCGAGCCCACGCGTTACGGGGATTGGGAAAAGAACGGGCGCTGCATCGATTTCTGA
- the sdhC gene encoding succinate dehydrogenase, cytochrome b556 subunit yields the protein MATPQRPLSPHLQVYRWQIQMATSILHRATGIVLAAGALVITAGLLTLMIGPEAWNCFTDLARAWYGQVCLFGWTWAFAYHLCNGIRHIVQDFAIGYRIATFVRNSWLSVIGSLVITALVWAYVLLGGGA from the coding sequence ATGGCGACCCCACAACGTCCGCTTTCCCCCCATCTGCAGGTCTACCGCTGGCAGATCCAGATGGCGACCTCCATTCTGCACCGCGCCACCGGCATCGTCCTCGCCGCCGGCGCCCTGGTGATCACCGCGGGCCTGCTGACGCTGATGATCGGCCCCGAGGCCTGGAACTGCTTCACCGACCTGGCGCGTGCCTGGTACGGCCAAGTGTGCCTGTTCGGCTGGACCTGGGCCTTCGCCTATCACCTGTGCAACGGCATCCGCCACATCGTGCAGGACTTCGCGATCGGTTACCGCATCGCCACGTTCGTGCGCAACAGCTGGTTGTCGGTGATCGGCAGCCTGGTCATCACCGCCCTGGTGTGGGCGTACGTGCTGCTGGGAGGTGGCGCATGA
- the sdhD gene encoding succinate dehydrogenase, hydrophobic membrane anchor protein, producing the protein MSNFRTPIKNARGLGSAKTGTEHFVHQRLTATALVALTIWFLVFVLSLIGADYVTATAAVSKPWNAVLLVGFLVAMFWHAQLGLQVVLEDYVHNSLLALAVQTTVKFIAVLGAIVSVFAVARIALGN; encoded by the coding sequence ATGAGCAACTTCCGCACGCCCATCAAGAATGCGCGTGGCCTGGGCTCGGCGAAGACCGGCACCGAGCATTTCGTCCACCAGCGCCTGACCGCCACCGCGCTGGTCGCGCTGACGATCTGGTTCCTGGTGTTCGTGCTGAGCCTGATCGGCGCCGATTACGTCACCGCCACCGCCGCCGTGTCCAAGCCGTGGAATGCCGTGCTGCTCGTGGGCTTCCTGGTCGCCATGTTCTGGCACGCCCAGCTCGGCCTGCAGGTCGTGCTGGAAGACTACGTCCACAACTCGCTGCTCGCCCTCGCGGTGCAGACCACCGTCAAGTTCATCGCCGTGCTGGGCGCCATCGTGAGCGTCTTCGCCGTGGCCCGCATCGCGCTGGGGAATTGA
- the sdhA gene encoding succinate dehydrogenase flavoprotein subunit, whose product MSAYKITEHKYDMVVVGAGGAGLRATFGLAAKGLQTVCLTKVFPTRSHTVAAQGGISAALGNMGEDDWRYHFYDTIKGSDWLGDQDAIEYMCREAIPAIIELEHYGVPFSRTEEGKIYQRPFGGMTTKYGEGPPAQRTCAAADRTGHAMLHTLYQQSLAHDARFMVEYFALDLIFDEEGACRGVLALDMATGTLHLFRAHGVVLATGGYGRAYFSATSAHTCTGDGGGMVMRAGLPMQDMEFVQFHPTGIYGAGCLITEGVRGEGGILRNSNGERFMERYAPHYKDLASRDVVSRSMTIEIREGRGVGEHKDHILLDLTHLGPEVINEKLPGIAESAHIFAGVDVTKQPIPVIPTVHYNMGGIPTNYHGEVVRKVGDNPDAVVPGLYAIGEAACVSVHGANRLGSNSLLDLVVFGRAVANRCAETIKSGSSHKPLAGDACDKALSHLDKLRNANGDTPTSVIRDNMQRTMQADAAVFRTSKTLKEGCDKMADIFSSFQDVKVSDRSLIWNSDLIETYELHNLLLSAVATINSAEQRHESRGAHAHEDFPERDDVNWQKHTLVNVAEDGKCSFDFRPVHMYTLSKDVDVVPPKPRVY is encoded by the coding sequence ATGTCCGCTTACAAGATCACCGAACACAAGTACGACATGGTCGTGGTGGGCGCCGGCGGCGCCGGCCTGCGCGCGACCTTCGGCCTGGCCGCCAAGGGCCTGCAGACCGTCTGCCTGACCAAGGTCTTCCCGACCCGCTCGCATACCGTGGCGGCGCAGGGCGGCATCTCCGCCGCGCTCGGCAACATGGGCGAGGACGACTGGCGCTACCACTTCTACGACACCATCAAGGGGTCGGACTGGCTGGGCGACCAGGACGCCATCGAGTACATGTGCCGCGAGGCCATCCCGGCCATCATCGAGCTGGAGCACTACGGCGTGCCGTTCTCGCGTACCGAGGAAGGCAAGATCTACCAGCGCCCGTTCGGTGGCATGACGACCAAGTACGGCGAAGGTCCGCCGGCGCAGCGCACCTGCGCCGCGGCCGACCGCACCGGCCACGCCATGCTGCACACGCTGTACCAGCAGTCGCTGGCGCACGACGCGCGCTTCATGGTCGAGTACTTCGCGCTTGACCTGATCTTCGACGAAGAAGGCGCTTGCCGCGGCGTGCTCGCCCTGGACATGGCGACCGGCACGCTGCACCTGTTCCGCGCTCATGGCGTAGTGCTGGCCACCGGCGGCTACGGCCGTGCCTACTTCTCGGCGACCTCCGCGCACACCTGCACCGGCGACGGTGGTGGCATGGTGATGCGTGCCGGCCTGCCGATGCAGGACATGGAGTTCGTGCAGTTCCATCCGACCGGCATCTACGGCGCGGGCTGCCTGATCACCGAAGGCGTGCGCGGCGAAGGCGGCATCCTGCGCAACAGCAATGGCGAGCGCTTCATGGAGCGCTATGCCCCGCACTACAAGGACCTGGCTTCGCGCGACGTGGTCAGCCGCTCGATGACCATCGAGATCCGTGAAGGCCGCGGCGTCGGCGAACACAAGGACCACATCCTGCTCGACCTGACCCACCTGGGCCCGGAAGTCATCAACGAGAAGCTGCCCGGCATCGCCGAGAGCGCCCACATCTTCGCTGGCGTGGACGTAACCAAGCAGCCGATCCCGGTCATTCCGACCGTGCACTACAACATGGGCGGCATCCCGACCAACTACCACGGCGAAGTGGTGCGCAAGGTCGGCGACAACCCGGATGCCGTTGTGCCCGGCCTGTACGCCATCGGCGAAGCCGCCTGCGTGTCGGTGCACGGTGCCAACCGCCTGGGTTCCAACTCGCTGCTCGACCTGGTGGTGTTCGGTCGCGCGGTGGCCAACCGCTGCGCCGAAACCATCAAGAGTGGTTCGTCGCACAAGCCGCTGGCGGGCGATGCCTGCGATAAGGCGCTGTCGCACCTGGATAAGCTTCGCAACGCGAATGGCGACACACCGACCTCGGTGATCCGCGACAACATGCAGCGCACGATGCAGGCCGACGCCGCCGTGTTCCGTACCAGCAAGACGCTGAAGGAAGGCTGCGACAAGATGGCCGACATCTTCTCCAGCTTCCAGGACGTCAAAGTCAGCGACCGTTCGCTGATCTGGAACTCGGACCTGATCGAGACCTACGAGCTGCACAACCTGCTGCTCAGCGCGGTCGCCACGATCAACTCGGCCGAACAGCGCCACGAGAGCCGCGGCGCGCACGCGCACGAGGACTTCCCGGAGCGCGACGACGTCAACTGGCAGAAGCACACGCTGGTCAACGTCGCCGAAGACGGCAAGTGCAGCTTCGATTTCCGCCCCGTGCACATGTACACGCTCAGCAAGGACGTGGATGTGGTGCCGCCCAAGCCACGCGTTTACTGA
- a CDS encoding succinate dehydrogenase iron-sulfur subunit, with protein sequence MAEFSLPKNSRVTKGKHFPAKGAKNVRTFKVYRWNPDDGANPRTDTYEVDLDKCGPMVLDALIKIKNEIDPTLTFRRSCREGICGSCAMNIDGTNTLACTKAIGDCGKAEVPIYPLPHMEVVKDLVPDLTHFYAQYASIKPWIRTQTPAPPDRERLQSPEDRKKLDGLYECILCACCSTSCPSYWWNGERYLGPAILLQAYRWIIDSRDEDTGARLDDLEDPFKLYRCHTIMNCARTCPKGLNPALAIAEIKKLMMARRA encoded by the coding sequence ATGGCCGAATTTTCGCTCCCGAAGAACTCGCGCGTCACCAAGGGCAAGCACTTCCCCGCGAAGGGTGCCAAGAACGTGCGCACCTTCAAGGTGTACCGCTGGAACCCGGATGACGGCGCCAATCCGCGCACCGACACGTACGAAGTCGATCTCGACAAATGCGGCCCGATGGTCCTGGACGCGCTGATCAAGATCAAGAACGAGATCGATCCCACGCTGACGTTCCGCCGCTCGTGCCGCGAAGGCATCTGCGGGTCGTGCGCGATGAACATCGATGGCACCAACACGCTGGCCTGCACCAAGGCGATCGGCGATTGCGGCAAGGCGGAAGTGCCGATCTATCCGCTGCCGCACATGGAGGTGGTGAAGGATCTGGTTCCCGACCTGACCCACTTCTACGCGCAGTACGCCTCGATCAAGCCCTGGATCCGCACGCAGACCCCGGCGCCGCCGGACCGCGAGCGCCTGCAGTCGCCGGAAGACCGCAAGAAGCTGGACGGCCTGTACGAGTGCATCCTGTGCGCCTGCTGCTCGACGAGCTGCCCGAGTTACTGGTGGAACGGCGAGCGCTACCTCGGACCGGCGATCCTGCTGCAGGCCTACCGCTGGATCATCGATTCGCGCGACGAGGACACCGGTGCGCGCCTGGACGATCTGGAAGATCCGTTCAAGCTGTACCGCTGCCACACCATCATGAACTGCGCCCGGACCTGCCCGAAGGGTCTGAACCCGGCGCTGGCGATCGCCGAGATCAAGAAGCTGATGATGGCGCGTCGCGCCTGA
- a CDS encoding MAPEG family protein: MSDGPATAIFWPAVAMAGLTFLVWVRLYQLRLGEMTRKRIHAQSLANAADSVRLLSDTRASDNFRNLFELPVLFYAGVLLAAQLGVSDAVSLALAWAFVALRTVHSLVHCTYNHVMTRFVAYALATLVLIAFWVRLALALAEI, from the coding sequence ATGAGCGACGGACCCGCCACGGCAATCTTCTGGCCCGCCGTGGCGATGGCCGGCCTGACCTTCCTCGTGTGGGTCAGGCTGTACCAGCTTCGCCTGGGCGAAATGACCCGCAAGCGAATCCACGCGCAATCGCTGGCGAATGCCGCGGATTCGGTGCGCCTGCTGAGCGATACCCGCGCGTCGGACAACTTCCGAAATCTCTTCGAGCTGCCGGTGCTGTTCTATGCCGGCGTGCTGCTGGCGGCGCAGCTCGGCGTCTCGGATGCGGTGTCGCTCGCGCTGGCGTGGGCGTTCGTCGCGTTGCGCACCGTGCATAGCCTGGTGCACTGCACCTACAACCATGTCATGACCCGCTTCGTGGCCTATGCACTGGCAACACTGGTGTTGATCGCGTTCTGGGTGCGCCTCGCGCTGGCGCTGGCTGAAATATGA
- a CDS encoding succinate dehydrogenase assembly factor 2: MSDDPELKRIRWRCRRGMRELDQLFGRYLDRSWATESELQRVVFLRLLDCEDDKLWRWFMGYEQCPDAELAALVERIRQLPA, translated from the coding sequence ATGAGCGACGATCCCGAACTCAAGCGCATTCGCTGGCGCTGCCGGCGCGGGATGCGCGAACTCGACCAGTTGTTCGGTCGTTATCTCGACCGCAGCTGGGCGACCGAATCCGAGCTGCAGCGGGTTGTTTTCCTACGGTTGCTGGACTGCGAGGACGATAAGCTCTGGCGCTGGTTTATGGGCTACGAGCAGTGTCCCGATGCGGAACTCGCCGCGCTGGTCGAACGGATCCGTCAACTGCCGGCTTGA
- a CDS encoding lipoprotein-releasing ABC transporter permease subunit, whose amino-acid sequence MFKPIPVAIGLRYLRAKRRNGFISFISLASVVGIALGVMILITTLSVMSGFQREIRDRLLQATAHATVMGAGEAMHDWPHATKIAMDDPRVSGAAPFINVQAMLTGNADPQGALVTGILPGEEPKVSVIGDKMKAGTLDSLKPGEFHILLGQELAAWLRVGVGDSVVVTAGDFQGTPMGAMPKIKRFTVTGIFAVGHNDVDRNLALVHMGDLQRVLRMGEGVTGVRLKLHDMYQSWDVARDLALRLQGPYRISDWTSENANLYHSLKMEKTVMGILLSFIILMGAFSLVNSQVMLVTDKQADIAILRTLGLTPRGVMQVFMVQGVLIGVMGTVLGVIGGILLTINLEYILAAIEAVFKVTLLPSDVYYITGLPYELDAGEVVLIAAVALTMSFLATLYPAWRAARTQPAEALRYE is encoded by the coding sequence ATGTTCAAACCCATCCCCGTCGCCATCGGCCTGCGCTACCTCCGCGCCAAGCGCCGCAACGGTTTCATTTCCTTCATCTCGCTGGCTTCGGTCGTGGGCATCGCCCTCGGCGTGATGATCCTGATCACCACGCTGTCGGTGATGAGCGGCTTCCAGCGCGAAATCCGCGACCGCTTGCTGCAGGCCACGGCGCACGCCACCGTAATGGGCGCAGGCGAGGCCATGCACGACTGGCCGCATGCCACCAAGATCGCGATGGACGATCCGCGCGTGTCGGGTGCCGCCCCTTTCATCAACGTGCAGGCGATGCTGACCGGCAATGCCGATCCTCAGGGTGCGCTGGTCACCGGCATCCTGCCCGGCGAGGAACCGAAGGTTTCCGTGATCGGCGACAAGATGAAGGCTGGCACGCTGGACTCGCTGAAGCCGGGTGAATTCCACATCCTGCTGGGTCAAGAACTCGCCGCCTGGTTGCGCGTCGGCGTGGGCGACAGCGTCGTCGTCACCGCGGGCGACTTCCAGGGTACGCCGATGGGCGCGATGCCCAAGATCAAACGCTTCACCGTCACCGGCATCTTCGCGGTCGGCCACAACGACGTGGACCGGAACCTCGCACTCGTCCACATGGGCGACCTGCAGCGCGTGCTGCGGATGGGCGAGGGCGTGACCGGTGTTCGCCTGAAACTGCACGACATGTACCAGTCCTGGGACGTGGCGCGCGACCTCGCGCTGCGCCTGCAGGGCCCTTACCGGATCAGCGACTGGACCAGCGAGAACGCCAACCTCTATCACTCGCTGAAGATGGAAAAGACGGTGATGGGCATCCTGCTGTCCTTCATCATCCTGATGGGCGCCTTCTCGCTGGTGAACTCGCAAGTCATGCTGGTCACCGACAAGCAGGCCGACATCGCCATCCTGCGCACGCTCGGCCTCACGCCGCGCGGCGTGATGCAGGTCTTCATGGTCCAGGGCGTACTGATCGGCGTGATGGGCACCGTGTTGGGCGTGATCGGCGGCATCCTGCTGACCATCAATCTCGAATACATCCTCGCGGCCATCGAGGCCGTGTTCAAGGTCACCCTGCTGCCCTCGGATGTCTACTACATCACCGGTCTGCCGTACGAACTCGATGCAGGTGAAGTGGTGCTGATCGCGGCCGTGGCGCTGACGATGAGCTTCCTGGCCACGCTGTACCCGGCGTGGCGCGCCGCCCGCACCCAGCCTGCGGAGGCGCTGCGCTATGAATGA